DNA from Bradyrhizobium diazoefficiens USDA 110:
GCAGATCGATTGCATGGTGACGCAAGCAGAGAATGGTCGGATTGGTCTTGAGCGTTTGAATGAGGCTTCACCCGATGCAATTCTGCTCGATCTGATGATGCCGGAGATGGACGGGTTCGAGTTCATCGCACGGGTGCGAGCCGAGTCCCGCTGGCGGAGCATCCCGGTCATCGTCGTCACCGCAAAGACGCTGACCGTTGAGGATCGCTCGCGCCTCAACGGCCAGGTACAGCATTTGGTGCACAAGGGCGAATACAGCGGCAAGGCCGTGCTCGCGGCGCTTGACGAGCTGGTACCCCTGCACGCCCGGCGCGCGCGCGCGGATCGGCCATGAGTATCATTGACACCGACAGCGCGCGCGCTTGGCGCATTCAGCTTGCCCATCTTCGCCAGGAACTGCAGTCCCCGGTCAACGCCTTGCTCGGCTACGCAGAGATCCTGCACGAAGAGGCGTCCCGGAACGGGCGCTTGGACATCCTCCCCGATATGAACCGTATCCTCGGCGCAGCCCGGGATCTCGCCGGCAAGGTCGACCGGCTGATGGACGGCGATCGCGCCAAGAGCCCGCCCGGCTCAGCGGCCACCACGCAAGAACAGGATCTTCGTCACGAGCTGCGCACGCCGCTCAACGCGATCAAGGGCTATGGTGAGATGCTGCGCGAGGATGCAGCCAGTTTCTCAAGCGACTCCCTGAGGGCGGATTTCGATCGCCTGCTGGCTGCGGCCACCGACCTGTTGCTGCGCCTCGATCGCATCGTGCGATTCTCGGTTGATGTCGAGGAGACGAGCTTGGCTCCCGATCAGACCGGCGCGGTCATGGTTAGCGACCTGATGCGCAGCCTCGGGCCGGTCCGGCAGTATGCTGCCACCGAAACCGGTTCTATTCTCGTCGTGGACGATATCGAGGCCAATCGCGACCTCCTGTCGCGCCGACTGACCCGCGACGGCCATCGCGTCTCTTCGGTGGCCGGCGGCCAGCAGGCGCTGCAGGCGCTCGCCAACGATGAGTTCGACCTCGTCCTGCTCGATTTGATGATGCCCGATATCAACGGGCTTGATGTGCTGGTGCGCATGAAGGCGGATGAGCGGCTGCGCCGCATTCCGGTGATCATGATCACGGCCTTGGCGGAGACCGAGAGCGCCGTCCGCTGCATCGAGGCCGGGGCCGAGGACTATCTGCCGAAGCCGTTTGATCCGATCCTGCTGCGCGCGCGGATCAATGCTTGCTTGCACAAGAAGCGCTGGCGCGACCGCGAGCAGAAGTATCTTCGCCGCATCGAGGAGGAGACCGCTAAGTTTGAGCGGCTGCTGCTGACAATCCTGCCAAGACAGGTGATTGGCCGTCTGAACCACGGCGAAGCCATGATTGCCGACCGCTTCGAGGGTGTGAGCGTTCTGTTCGCCGATCTGGTGGGCTTCACCGAGCATTCGTCACGGGTCACGCCTGCAGCGATGGTCGAGTACTTGAACCGGTTGTTCTCGGAATTCGACGCGCTTGCCCGTGAGCTCGGTGTCGAGAAGATCAAGACCATCGGCGACGCCTACATGGCCGTCGCCGGTTTGCCCGATCCGAACCCCGATGCGATCGCAGCGATCGCGAAAATGGCACTTGGCATGATCGATCGGCTGGGACGCGTCAACAGCCATTTCGGCTGGCCGTTGCAAATCCGGATCGGCATACATTCGGGCCCCGTGGTTGCCGGCATCATCGGCGCACACCGCTTCATCTACGACGTGTGGGGCGATACCGTAAATGTCGCCAGTCGGCTCGAGGCCTACTCTCTGCCCAATCGAATCCATGTGTCCCGGGATATCGCCCGCCACCTCGTCGGTCGCTTCGCGCTGGAGCCACGCGGCAGCATTGACGTGAAGGGCAAGGGCAAATTGGAGACTTTTTTCTTGAGCCGGATTTAGGCTCGGCGCGGCTGCGCCACGCGTAGTCCGACGAACGAAGTGTCGGGACCAATCAGAAGCGAGTCGATTAACTCATTGATTTGTAACGAGCCGCCAAAAATTCATGAGTCGATGAACCAAGCATTCATGAGTCGATCTGGCAGAAAAACCAAAATTTGTGAGTCGATACACTCAACCCACACGATGTGGCGCAGCGCGCTGGAAGGTAGGCGCTATATGTAGCGGATCGGCCTTGTACTTTTAGTCTGAGATTGGGTGGGCGCGGTTTGCGAACGAGGTCTGCAAGGGCGCGACCTTTGGGTTTTCCACGGCCTCGCACGCTAAGAGGAATGTCGAGCCTTTCGGGCGCCGGTCATCAATGGCAAGAATCATTCTGGCCACAGGCGGAGAGCCGGATCGTGAAAGTGGTGCATATCGACGCGACACTTCGGATCGTGTCGCAGATAGAAATCGAACCTCATAGCCGGGAGCTCATCAGGCTCTGTGGCTCCTCGGGCCGGCCGAAAACTGCCATCACGTTGCCCAGTGGGGATGTGCTGCTCTGCGCGGAAGGCAGCTCAACGGCGCCGGGATTCACGATCGGCGGATCGCCGACTTTCAGATCAAACGCGGTCCTTCTCGGCAAGCGGGACAGATGGCGGCAGTATACGGCTCCCCGCTTTGGAACGGAGAGAATTGAAGCGCTCCTTCGATGGGTAGAGGCGAACCCGAGCGAGGTAGAGCCAAGGGAGGGCGTCCAAGCGATCTTGATAGACCCGGCTCAACGGACAATCGAGGCCGTCAAAATTGAGCAATCATTGAAGGCTGTCGAGGACATCATCGGCGAAAAGATCGTGCTGGCTTTCCTTGCACCCGGCGGAGATCGTGTCTACGCCGCGGCCAGCGCACAAGGGCCGAAATGGCGCAAGGACGACGCGCACTTCATCGGGCGCTGCGTGATAGTCGGTTCCTCTGAAGGCGGGCTGGTGGATGTGGCAGCGTCGCTGGAAACGCTCAAGAAAGACGTACGTTTCGCGGCCGAACGGTCGAAACGTTGGGTTCGTCACGGCGTCTCCGACGCATCTTCGCCAGGGAGGGCGCCGAGCTAGACTGCAATATAAGTTAGCGTGGATAGAGGGCGATCGAAGGGAAAGGTGCCGGTCAAAGGACATGACGGCGGTAGGGCGGGAGCCACACGGGCGAGCAACCGCAGCTTCTGGCGAGCGCATGATCGCTGAAATTAATCGCGTTCACGAGGTAATGCCCAGGCGCTCGCACGCCGCACTTGCGTGCCGACGCGATACGCCAGTGCGTGTTGTCAAGCTGTCGATGGTGGCGGAGAGAGTGGGACTCTCTTCCCGACAGCGCCTTACGCGCGAAAAACGCCGAAAAACAAGGATTCCTGAAAAGCCCGGCCGAAGTTTGTGACCACCGCCGTGTACCACCGATTTGGTAATTTCGTACTATCAAACTCAACCGATTTCGAGGCGTCTCAGGGTACGTTGCGCCGGCAATCGGACGCTCTGATCGACCCTGTTCGTGGAGCCATGGATCCGCGAAGCCTCAATCGAGCCGCTTCATGTTAGGCGCCACATTGTGAGGATCACCGGCTACGACCCCGAATGACGACCCATGCGAGAGCAAGTGACGGTCTCCGAAGAGAAACACCACTCGGTCGGACCGTGCGGCTTGCTTGTAGGATTTCCGCCGGAGATCGCGGCCGCTGATGCTACCAAACGGTTGCCGGCAAAGCATCATACACGACTCTTTACCTTAAGTTGCATTGCGTTTAGCCTATCCCTTTCTTGGGGGGCGACAGATGAATTACAAAGCGATTCTTTCGTTACCGATATTGTTGCTTTTCGCGGGATGTGGGACACATCTACCAGAACTAACCAGTCCACAAGTGCTACCGCGCGACCGGCTGATCGCGGCAATACATTGTGAGCTTGCCGATGCGATCCGAGAACAGCTCCTCGAAGGGCCCGCTCGTCATTTCCTGATCGACTGGCAGGCGGCCTACACAATTACCCTCAAGGGAAACGAGACCGGCACCCTCGCCGCGGACGCCAACAAGTTTCCTGTGCCGTTTGACCGCGCGGCATCTTCGGTTCTTATATCCGCGGGAGCCGACGTCAAGGGCACCGCGAACCGCACCGCCGTGCTCAAGTTCAGTCTGAATGTCGTCGACATCGATCTACGTGCGGCCCCCTGCGCCGAGGCGCAAGCGACCGGGACCCATCCATTTTTGCGAGGCAACCTCGGTTTCGGTCAATGGCTGAACGAGGCCCTCGATACGAGTCTGTCGGACGGCTTCATTGCGAAGCATCCGGATCGTCTCACGAGCATCGGTCATACGTTCCAATTCGTCGTGCTCGCGACTGCCGGCATCAACCCAACCTTCACCATCGCTCCGCGCCCCGTAACGATCAATCCGTCGGTCGGAGTTTCACGAGAAGAGGATAATAGCGTCGACGTGGTCCTAGCCAAAAGGTCGTCCGGAGGAGGTGGCTCGACGACGGTTTCCAAGGTTAAAACGCCCGAGCAGACAACAAAAGTAGACGGATATCGAAGAGAGAATGAACAAGCCCGACAGAGAATTGCCGAGGCGGACGCGCTTTTGGGATCTCCGGAGGGGCAACGGTTGGCCCAGCTTCAAACCCAGATCCGGGGTAGGGAAGCCGCAATTTCGGGCGTCGGAGGGAGCGTAAGACCCGGACTTGCCGGTCCCAACAGTCTGGATTTGCCAAACGATCTTGCTACACCGCTGCAAGAAAAGGCGCGGCGAGACTTTTCGGAACTACAGGGTCTAAAAGAAGAATTCGCAATAAGTGGGGGCGCCAACTTCGAGCAGCAGCAGAAGGATCGGAACGAGGCCGAGAGAAGGATATCCGAGA
Protein-coding regions in this window:
- a CDS encoding adenylate/guanylate cyclase domain-containing protein, whose product is MSIIDTDSARAWRIQLAHLRQELQSPVNALLGYAEILHEEASRNGRLDILPDMNRILGAARDLAGKVDRLMDGDRAKSPPGSAATTQEQDLRHELRTPLNAIKGYGEMLREDAASFSSDSLRADFDRLLAAATDLLLRLDRIVRFSVDVEETSLAPDQTGAVMVSDLMRSLGPVRQYAATETGSILVVDDIEANRDLLSRRLTRDGHRVSSVAGGQQALQALANDEFDLVLLDLMMPDINGLDVLVRMKADERLRRIPVIMITALAETESAVRCIEAGAEDYLPKPFDPILLRARINACLHKKRWRDREQKYLRRIEEETAKFERLLLTILPRQVIGRLNHGEAMIADRFEGVSVLFADLVGFTEHSSRVTPAAMVEYLNRLFSEFDALARELGVEKIKTIGDAYMAVAGLPDPNPDAIAAIAKMALGMIDRLGRVNSHFGWPLQIRIGIHSGPVVAGIIGAHRFIYDVWGDTVNVASRLEAYSLPNRIHVSRDIARHLVGRFALEPRGSIDVKGKGKLETFFLSRI